In one Burkholderiales bacterium GJ-E10 genomic region, the following are encoded:
- a CDS encoding p pilus assembly/Cpx signaling pathway, periplasmic inhibitor/zinc-resistance associated protein (Precursor), whose product MKKLLALMIASMFAAGTAYAADAAKPAPAKKPAAHHVVRHHARSHRHGHRHGHRVAHHAAKKAAKKH is encoded by the coding sequence ATGAAGAAACTGCTTGCTCTGATGATCGCCTCGATGTTCGCCGCCGGCACCGCGTATGCGGCTGACGCTGCCAAGCCCGCTCCTGCCAAGAAGCCGGCCGCGCACCACGTCGTTCGCCACCATGCCCGCAGCCATCGTCATGGTCATCGTCACGGCCATCGCGTTGCGCACCACGCTGCCAAGAAGGCCGCCAAGAAGCACTAA
- a CDS encoding GTPase: MMNSDTDPIVAIATAPGKGGVGVVRISGPDLEPFIQGLLGPARAAHLRPRVALHADFCDDHGRAIDSGIALWFPAPRSYTGESVLELQGHGGPAVLQMILARCLQAGSGVGARIAHPGEFTQRAFRNGKIDLAQAEAVADLIDAGTAAAARGALRSLQGEFSRAVQALATDLLELRALTEATLDFPEEEIEFLRAADCRRRLAQASDALHALLHRARQGALLREGIHVVLAGSPNVGKSSLLNALAGEEVAIVTEHPGTTRDRIERRIAIDGVVLNVVDTAGLRETTDPVEAIGIARTRGALASADIVLHLVDDRQPEGPDDAASDAAIAAGAAAGVAVLRVRNKIDLTGSPPGLEDGCVRISARSGAGLDVLRREILRIAGWEGEHEAGGETTFLARARHVHALERAVAHLDAARAQADQNYALPELMAEELRLAGDALGEVTGAVTADDVLGEIFGRFCIGK; this comes from the coding sequence ATGATGAATTCCGATACCGATCCGATCGTCGCGATCGCCACAGCGCCCGGGAAGGGCGGGGTTGGGGTCGTCCGGATCTCCGGACCCGACCTCGAACCGTTCATCCAGGGCCTGCTCGGCCCCGCGCGGGCCGCGCACCTGCGTCCCCGGGTCGCGCTGCACGCCGATTTTTGCGACGATCATGGCCGCGCCATCGACTCGGGGATCGCGCTGTGGTTTCCCGCGCCCCGCTCCTACACCGGCGAATCGGTGCTCGAGCTCCAGGGGCATGGCGGCCCCGCCGTGCTGCAGATGATCCTCGCCCGTTGCCTGCAGGCGGGGAGCGGGGTCGGTGCACGCATCGCGCACCCGGGGGAGTTCACGCAGCGGGCATTCCGCAACGGCAAGATCGACCTCGCCCAGGCCGAAGCGGTGGCCGACCTCATCGACGCCGGTACCGCCGCCGCCGCGCGCGGCGCCCTGCGCTCGCTGCAAGGGGAGTTCTCCCGCGCCGTGCAGGCGTTGGCGACCGATCTCCTGGAACTGCGGGCGCTGACCGAAGCCACCCTCGACTTTCCCGAGGAGGAGATCGAATTCCTGCGGGCGGCGGACTGCCGGCGCCGGCTGGCGCAGGCAAGCGACGCGCTGCATGCGCTGCTCCACCGGGCGCGCCAGGGGGCGCTGCTGCGCGAAGGCATCCATGTCGTGCTCGCCGGCTCGCCCAATGTCGGCAAGTCCAGCCTGCTCAACGCGCTGGCCGGCGAGGAGGTCGCGATCGTCACCGAGCACCCCGGGACGACCCGCGACCGCATCGAGCGCCGGATCGCCATCGACGGGGTCGTGCTGAACGTCGTCGACACCGCCGGATTGCGGGAGACGACCGACCCGGTGGAGGCGATCGGCATCGCGCGCACCCGCGGGGCGCTTGCCAGCGCGGACATCGTGCTGCATCTCGTCGACGACCGGCAGCCCGAGGGGCCGGACGACGCCGCGAGCGATGCCGCGATTGCCGCCGGCGCCGCCGCGGGGGTGGCGGTGCTGCGCGTTCGCAACAAGATCGACCTCACCGGGTCGCCGCCCGGCCTGGAGGACGGATGCGTCCGGATTTCGGCCCGCAGCGGGGCCGGACTCGACGTCTTGCGGCGGGAGATCCTCCGAATCGCGGGCTGGGAGGGGGAACACGAAGCCGGCGGCGAGACCACGTTCCTGGCCCGCGCGCGGCACGTGCATGCGCTCGAGCGCGCCGTCGCCCATCTCGACGCCGCCCGCGCGCAGGCGGATCAGAACTACGCCCTGCCGGAGTTGATGGCCGAGGAACTGCGCCTTGCCGGCGACGCTCTGGGCGAGGTCACGGGAGCGGTGACCGCGGATGACGTGCTCGGCGAGATCTTCGGGCGGTTTTGTATCGGAAAATAG
- a CDS encoding 3-methyl-2-oxobutanoate hydroxymethyltransferase, which translates to MRRTIHDLRQLAATRKLASLTCYDASFAGVLDDAGIDILLVGDSLGMVIQGHASTLPVTVADVAYHTRAVARGVRTAWIVADMPFGSYQASPEQALGNAVELMQAGADMVKLEGGEEMAATVAFLVARGVPVCGHVGLTPQHVQTLGGYRIQGKDAAGAERVLAGARAIEEAGAAMLVVEAVPHSLAERIVARRQSLVIGIGASAACDGQVLVLHDMLGITPGKRPRFVKDFLADGGSVEAAVRRYVDAVRIGAFPGPEHVYPDEA; encoded by the coding sequence TTGCGACGTACCATTCACGATCTCCGTCAGCTCGCGGCGACCCGCAAGCTGGCCAGCCTCACCTGCTATGACGCGAGCTTCGCCGGCGTGCTGGACGATGCCGGAATCGACATCCTGCTCGTCGGCGATTCGCTCGGCATGGTCATCCAGGGCCATGCGTCCACCCTGCCCGTCACGGTCGCGGACGTCGCGTACCACACCCGCGCGGTCGCGCGGGGCGTCCGCACCGCATGGATCGTCGCCGACATGCCGTTCGGCTCCTACCAGGCGAGCCCGGAGCAGGCCTTGGGCAACGCCGTCGAATTGATGCAGGCGGGCGCGGACATGGTGAAGCTCGAGGGCGGCGAGGAGATGGCGGCGACGGTCGCCTTCCTGGTCGCCCGGGGGGTTCCCGTCTGCGGGCACGTCGGGCTCACGCCGCAACACGTGCAGACGCTCGGCGGATACCGGATCCAGGGCAAGGATGCCGCCGGGGCGGAACGGGTCCTGGCGGGTGCGCGCGCGATCGAGGAGGCGGGCGCCGCCATGCTGGTCGTCGAGGCCGTACCCCACTCGCTGGCCGAACGCATCGTCGCACGGCGACAGTCGCTGGTCATCGGGATCGGAGCGAGCGCCGCCTGCGACGGACAGGTCCTCGTGCTTCACGACATGCTCGGAATCACCCCGGGCAAGCGTCCGCGCTTCGTGAAGGATTTTCTCGCCGACGGCGGCTCGGTTGAAGCGGCGGTCCGGCGATACGTCGACGCGGTGCGCATCGGTGCCTTTCCGGGTCCGGAGCACGTCTATCCCGACGAAGCGTAG
- a CDS encoding CspA family cold shock transcriptional regulator: protein MPTGTVKWFNETKGFGFIKPDDGGSDVFAHYSGIKSKGFRTLKENQRVEYQVQQGQKGLQAVEINILA from the coding sequence ATGCCGACTGGAACGGTGAAATGGTTCAATGAAACCAAGGGGTTCGGGTTCATCAAGCCCGACGACGGGGGTAGCGACGTGTTTGCGCACTACAGCGGCATCAAGTCCAAGGGGTTTCGGACCTTGAAAGAGAACCAGCGCGTCGAATATCAGGTGCAGCAGGGTCAGAAGGGCCTGCAGGCAGTCGAGATCAACATCCTTGCCTGA
- a CDS encoding exodeoxyribonuclease 7 large subunit produces MTRRELDPPSTDFAITSVNVPDRLDMLELHGRAHQDPPARSRRHLRRRARVWGLRVVALAVLGVVGWEAAQAVEAARAELSPAAISARLSRTLGVPVHIADARLRWSPAPHLEVDDVNLGDQVTIPSISVQVQVRNIGRLLIERRLDWGAGEIAPLSLRPAQARFLLGLLPRLRAALPDDVGALRCAALTLADAIPGDGPQWTMVADRSAGGGFQRVTLTQAAGSGTLQLRFSPPAQPAGDGAAGAISFQLEGTGAPLPAAPHQTFDRVRGQGTIEPDRIVVDSLVITDRRGGLRARAVAQRDVDGWALRGTVDSGQMDVAAVLGGSAGSDGADGGAPPLLAGTALLSGQLAGRGDTVAGAFADLSFTGRIAMRDGTLNGVDLGYAATHPGGIDGSGGSTPFRSGTASLDIGRHGIALRDIRLRAGALAVVGEVTVAGNRRLSGSLFADLIDAMRAQAPVRVTIGGTVAQPTFGGG; encoded by the coding sequence ATGACGCGGCGAGAACTCGATCCTCCGTCGACCGACTTTGCCATCACTTCGGTGAATGTTCCCGACCGGCTCGACATGCTCGAACTGCATGGGCGGGCGCATCAGGATCCGCCGGCCCGCAGCCGCCGACATCTGCGGCGGCGCGCCCGCGTCTGGGGGCTGCGCGTGGTCGCGCTGGCCGTGCTGGGCGTGGTCGGATGGGAGGCCGCGCAGGCCGTCGAGGCCGCGCGAGCCGAACTCTCCCCGGCCGCGATTTCGGCGCGCTTGAGCCGGACGCTGGGCGTGCCGGTGCATATCGCCGATGCCCGGCTGCGATGGTCGCCGGCACCTCACCTCGAGGTGGACGACGTGAATCTGGGGGACCAGGTCACGATTCCGTCGATTTCGGTGCAGGTGCAGGTGCGAAACATCGGCCGGCTCCTGATCGAGCGGCGATTGGACTGGGGTGCCGGGGAAATCGCGCCGCTGAGCTTGCGTCCGGCCCAGGCGCGCTTTCTGCTTGGCCTGTTGCCGCGCCTGCGCGCCGCGCTCCCCGACGACGTCGGCGCGCTGCGCTGCGCGGCGCTGACATTGGCGGACGCGATTCCCGGCGACGGCCCCCAGTGGACGATGGTGGCGGACCGGAGTGCCGGGGGCGGCTTCCAGCGCGTCACGCTGACCCAGGCGGCGGGCTCGGGTACGCTGCAGCTGCGCTTTTCGCCGCCCGCGCAACCCGCAGGGGACGGAGCCGCTGGGGCCATCTCCTTTCAACTGGAAGGGACGGGGGCGCCGCTTCCCGCCGCGCCGCATCAGACATTCGACCGCGTCCGCGGCCAGGGAACGATTGAACCCGACCGGATCGTGGTGGACTCCCTGGTGATCACCGATCGACGCGGCGGCCTGCGGGCGCGCGCGGTGGCGCAACGGGATGTAGACGGTTGGGCGCTCCGCGGCACGGTCGATTCGGGCCAGATGGATGTCGCCGCGGTGCTGGGAGGGTCGGCCGGTTCCGACGGCGCCGATGGCGGCGCGCCGCCGCTACTGGCAGGAACCGCCCTGCTGTCCGGACAGCTCGCTGGGCGAGGGGACACCGTCGCCGGCGCGTTCGCCGATCTTTCCTTTACCGGCCGCATCGCGATGCGCGACGGCACGCTGAACGGTGTCGACCTTGGATACGCCGCGACCCATCCGGGCGGTATCGATGGGTCGGGAGGGTCGACGCCGTTCCGTTCCGGGACGGCGTCCCTGGACATCGGGCGCCACGGAATTGCGCTGCGCGACATTCGCTTGCGGGCGGGCGCCCTGGCGGTGGTCGGCGAGGTGACGGTGGCGGGCAACCGCCGACTCTCGGGAAGCCTCTTTGCAGACCTGATCGACGCGATGCGCGCGCAGGCGCCGGTCCGCGTCACCATCGGGGGGACGGTGGCGCAGCCGACGTTCGGCGGCGGGTAA
- a CDS encoding F0F1 ATP synthase subunit epsilon — protein MATIHVDVVSAEELIFSGQAEFVVLPGEDGELGVYPRHVPLITRIKPGVVRIHTIGGTDERIFVAGGILEVQPTIVTVLADTAIRAKDLDEAKAIEALKRAEEIHRAALDKLDIAKVEAEIALLTAQLAAVRNYKASTPGQAASIR, from the coding sequence ATGGCCACCATTCATGTCGACGTCGTCAGCGCCGAAGAGCTGATCTTCTCCGGGCAGGCCGAGTTCGTCGTGCTGCCCGGTGAAGACGGCGAACTCGGCGTATATCCCCGCCATGTGCCGCTGATCACGCGCATCAAACCCGGTGTCGTCCGCATCCACACGATCGGCGGCACCGACGAGCGCATCTTCGTCGCCGGCGGCATCCTGGAAGTGCAACCGACCATCGTGACGGTGCTTGCCGATACGGCGATCCGTGCGAAGGACCTGGACGAAGCCAAGGCGATCGAGGCACTCAAGCGGGCGGAGGAGATCCACCGCGCCGCGCTGGACAAGCTCGATATCGCCAAGGTCGAAGCCGAAATCGCATTGCTGACGGCCCAACTGGCCGCAGTCCGCAACTACAAGGCCAGCACTCCCGGCCAAGCGGCGTCGATCCGGTAG
- a CDS encoding F0F1 ATP synthase subunit beta, whose amino-acid sequence MANGQIVQCIGAVVDIEFPRDAMPHVYDAVVLEADEGNRIVEQGLTFEVQQHLGDGVVRAIAMGATDGLRRGMTVRGTGGGIKVPVGPATLGRIMDVLGRPIDEVGPIQTEERREIHQDAPAFDELAPSVELLETGIKVIDLVCPFAKGGKIGLFGGAGVGKTVNMLELINNIATQHSGLSVFAGVGERTREGNDFYHEMIDAGVVKPDNLPESKVAMVFGQMNEPPGNRLRVGLTGLTMAERFRDEGRDVLFFVDNIYRYTLAGTEVSALLGRMPSAVGYQPTLAEEMGKLQERIVSTKTGSITSVQAVYVPADDLTDPSPATTFLHLDATVVLSRDIAALGIYPAVDPLDSTSRQVDPLIIGDEHYTTARRVQATLQRYKELRDIIAILGMDELSPEDKLAVSRARKIQRFLSQPFHVAEVFTGAPGKYVPLKETIRGFKMLVDGECDALPEQAFYMVGTIDEAFEKAKTLK is encoded by the coding sequence ATGGCAAACGGACAAATCGTTCAGTGCATCGGCGCGGTGGTCGACATCGAGTTTCCGCGCGACGCGATGCCGCACGTATACGACGCGGTGGTGCTGGAGGCCGACGAAGGCAACCGGATCGTCGAGCAGGGCTTGACCTTCGAGGTGCAGCAGCACCTGGGCGACGGCGTGGTGCGCGCGATCGCCATGGGGGCGACGGACGGGCTGCGCCGCGGAATGACGGTCCGCGGAACGGGCGGCGGCATCAAGGTGCCGGTCGGTCCCGCGACCCTGGGCCGCATCATGGACGTGCTCGGCCGGCCGATCGACGAAGTCGGCCCCATCCAGACCGAAGAGCGCCGCGAGATCCACCAGGACGCGCCGGCGTTTGACGAGCTCGCGCCGTCCGTCGAGCTGCTCGAAACCGGGATCAAGGTCATCGACCTCGTGTGCCCGTTCGCCAAGGGCGGCAAGATCGGCCTGTTCGGCGGCGCCGGCGTCGGCAAGACCGTGAACATGCTCGAGCTGATCAACAACATCGCGACCCAGCACTCCGGTCTGTCGGTGTTTGCCGGCGTGGGCGAGCGGACCCGCGAAGGCAACGACTTCTATCACGAGATGATCGATGCCGGCGTCGTCAAGCCGGACAATCTGCCGGAATCCAAGGTGGCGATGGTGTTCGGCCAGATGAACGAGCCTCCGGGCAACCGTCTGCGCGTCGGCCTGACCGGCCTGACGATGGCTGAGCGCTTCCGCGACGAGGGCCGCGACGTGCTGTTCTTCGTCGACAACATCTACCGCTACACGCTGGCCGGTACCGAAGTGTCGGCGTTGCTGGGCCGGATGCCGTCCGCGGTGGGCTATCAGCCGACCCTGGCCGAGGAGATGGGCAAGCTGCAGGAGCGCATCGTTTCGACCAAGACCGGCTCGATCACGTCGGTCCAGGCCGTGTACGTGCCTGCGGACGACCTGACCGACCCGAGCCCGGCCACCACCTTCCTGCACCTCGACGCGACGGTCGTGCTGTCGCGCGACATCGCCGCGCTGGGGATCTACCCCGCCGTCGATCCGCTCGACTCGACCTCGCGCCAGGTCGATCCGCTGATCATCGGCGATGAGCACTACACCACCGCCCGCCGCGTGCAGGCGACGCTGCAGCGCTACAAGGAACTGCGCGACATCATCGCGATTCTCGGCATGGACGAGCTGTCCCCCGAGGACAAGCTCGCGGTGTCCCGCGCGCGCAAGATCCAGCGCTTCCTGTCGCAGCCGTTCCACGTTGCGGAGGTGTTCACCGGCGCGCCCGGCAAGTACGTGCCGCTCAAGGAAACCATCCGCGGCTTCAAGATGCTGGTCGACGGCGAGTGCGATGCGCTGCCCGAACAGGCGTTCTACATGGTCGGCACGATCGACGAAGCCTTCGAGAAGGCCAAGACGCTGAAGTAA
- a CDS encoding F0F1 ATP synthase subunit gamma, which produces MPSTKEIRVKIKSVQNTRKITKAMEMVAASKMRRAQDRMRAHRPYGDKIRNIAAHMALATPEYRHPFLVHHRDNKRVGLILVSTDKGLCGGLNTNVQRLLLGRFRQWEADGVRFQAAAIGAKGLGFLQRLGADVISQVVHLGDKPNLDKLIGPIKPLLDAYAEGRLDAVYLAYSRFVNTMKQEPICEQLLPLSAERLQQTEEERRSHSWDYVYEPEARKVVDELLTRYVEALIYQSVAENMASEQSARMVAMKAASDNAKKLIGELQLVYNKTRQAGITKEISEIVGGSAAVA; this is translated from the coding sequence ATGCCCAGCACCAAGGAAATCCGCGTCAAGATCAAGAGCGTGCAGAACACGCGCAAGATCACCAAGGCGATGGAAATGGTTGCCGCCTCGAAGATGCGGCGCGCGCAGGATCGCATGCGCGCGCACCGTCCCTACGGCGACAAGATCCGCAACATCGCCGCGCACATGGCGCTGGCGACCCCGGAGTATCGCCACCCGTTCCTGGTTCACCACCGGGACAACAAGCGGGTTGGCCTGATCCTCGTCTCCACCGACAAAGGCCTGTGCGGCGGTCTCAACACCAACGTGCAGCGCCTGCTGCTCGGCCGGTTCCGGCAATGGGAGGCGGACGGCGTCCGCTTCCAGGCGGCCGCGATCGGCGCCAAGGGCCTGGGATTCCTCCAGCGCCTGGGCGCCGACGTGATTTCCCAGGTTGTCCACCTGGGCGACAAGCCCAACCTGGACAAGCTGATCGGGCCGATCAAGCCGCTGCTGGACGCGTACGCGGAAGGCAGGCTCGATGCCGTCTATCTGGCGTATTCCCGCTTCGTCAACACGATGAAGCAGGAGCCGATTTGCGAGCAGCTGCTGCCGCTTTCCGCGGAACGTCTGCAGCAGACCGAGGAAGAGCGCCGCAGCCACTCGTGGGACTACGTCTACGAGCCCGAGGCGCGCAAGGTGGTCGACGAATTGCTGACCCGATACGTCGAAGCGCTGATCTACCAATCGGTGGCGGAAAACATGGCCTCCGAACAAAGCGCCCGGATGGTTGCGATGAAGGCCGCGTCGGATAACGCCAAGAAGCTCATCGGTGAACTGCAGCTCGTCTACAACAAGACGCGGCAGGCGGGCATCACCAAGGAGATCTCGGAGATCGTGGGCGGCAGCGCGGCGGTCGCCTGA